The Castanea sativa cultivar Marrone di Chiusa Pesio chromosome 11, ASM4071231v1 genome contains a region encoding:
- the LOC142614913 gene encoding protein NUCLEAR FUSION DEFECTIVE 4-like, whose protein sequence is MAGQSRKWMILVATTWIQAFTGTNFDFSSYSSDLKTVLEITQVQLNYLSVASDMGKAFGWCSGVCLMYLPLWVVMFMASFMGLFGYGLQWLVIQRIITLPYFLVFPLCLMAGCSICWFNTVCYVLCIRNFPVNRSLALSLTISFNGVTAAIYTLIANAINPNDDTIYLFLNALVPLFTSGIALIPILRQPPLQSLTTEAIRRDSFIFLCLYIVAVITGLYLLLLNSLSSNVSVARILFGGALGLLVLPLCLPGIVYAREWARRNIYPAFRFDNSSFNLIDPDDLELHKELIGSESNGTNGNSYTAVDKDGCYGKVMEKDRLTVLGEEHPARLLVRRWDFWLYYLAYFCGGTLGLVYSNNLGQISQSLGYSSLTSSLVTLYSTCSFFGRLLSAAPDFLRDKVYFARTGWLAVALVPTPIAFFLLASSGSEAVLRAGTGLIGLSSGFLFSAAVSITSELFGPNSAGVNHNILITNIPIGSLLYGLLAALVYDSNAGGSALSRFLGETMVCMGRKCYLKTFIWWGCISLFGVVSSFLLFLRTKLAYERFERNRTRT, encoded by the exons ATGGCGGGACAATCAAGAAAATGGATGATACTTGTGGCAACAACATGGATACAAGCATTTACAGGGACAAACTTCGACTTCTCATCATACTCCTCTGATCTCAAAACAGTGCTTGAGATAACTCAGGTTCAGCTAAACTACTTGTCTGTTGCTTCTGATATGGGAAAGGCATTTGGGTGGTGTTCTGGTGTGTGTCTTATGTATTTGCCATTGTGGGTTGTCATGTTCATGGCTTCATTTATGGGACTCTTTGGCTATGGCCTCCAGTGGCTTGTCATTCAGAGAATCATCACTTTGCCTTATTTCCTG GTATTTCCTCTATGCTTGATGGCTGGGTGTAGCATTTGTTGGTTCAACACTGTTTGCTACGTATTGTGCATACGAAATTTCCCAGTCAACAGGTCACTAGCGCTGTCCCTCACCATCAGTTTCAATGGTGTAACTGCAGCCATATACACCCTCATTGCCAATGCAATAAACCCCAATGATGACACCATTTACCTCTTCCTAAATGCACTAGTTCCTCTCTTCACGTCGGGCATAGCACTCATCCCTATCCTTCGCCAACCCCCTCTCCAATCACTCACCACCGAAGCCATTCGCCGTGACTCCTTCATTTTCCTTTGCCTCTACATTGTAGCAGTCATCACTGGCCTATATCTCCTCCTACTCAATTCTTTATCTTCTAATGTATCAGTGGCTCGCATTCTTTTCGGAGGGGCTCTTGGTCTTCTAGTCCTTCCCTTGTGTTTGCCCGGAATTGTGTATGCACGTGAGTGGGCACGTCGGAACATCTACCCTGCCTTTCGTTTTGATAACTCAAGCTTCAATTTGATTGACCCTGATGATCTTGAGCTTCATAAAGAACTCATTGGAAGTGAGAGCAATGGCACGAATGGCAATTCTTATACTGCAGTAGACAAAGATGGGTGTTATGGGAAGGTGATGGAGAAAGATAGGTTGACTGTGCTTGGAGAAGAGCACCCGGCTAGGTTGTTGGTACGGCGGTGGGATTTCTGGCTATATTATCTCGCATATTTCTGTGGAGGAACGTTAGGGCTGGTCTATAGCAACAACCTAGGGCAGATTTCACAATCACTTGGATACAGTTCACTTACTAGTTCTCTTGTCACCCTCTACTCCACATGTTCCTTCTTTGGCCGTTTGCTCTCAGCTGCCCCAGATTTCCTTCGCGA CAAGGTGTATTTTGCAAGGACTGGGTGGCTTGCAGTGGCATTAGTGCCAACACCAATTGCCTTCTTTTTGCTGGCTTCATCAGGCAGTGAGGCAGTATTGCGTGCAGGCACAGGCTTGATAGGGCTGAGCTCCGGGTTTTTGTTTTCAGCAGCTGTGTCAATCACGTCAGAGCTATTTGGTCCAAACAGTGCCGGGGTCAACCACAACATCCTTATCACCAACATACCCATAGGCTCACTCCTCTATGGTCTTCTTGCAGCCCTGGTTTATGATTCCAATGCAGGGGGCTCAGCCCTGTCAAGATTCTTGGGTGAAACAATGGTATGCATGGGTAGGAAATGCTACTTGAAAACATTTATATGGTGGGGTTGCATTTCCTTGTTTGGTGTAGTTTCAAGTTTCTTGCTTTTTCTAAGGACCAAGCTTGCTTACGAACGCTTTGAAAGGAACAGGACTAGAACATAA
- the LOC142617588 gene encoding B3 domain-containing protein Os04g0386900-like encodes MEYPQAQTGQVPMETNLQENQHWPLSGKPYFDVVLAKSHVKPLYQMGVPAKLHSIIPSLVVPTVLTYWGKNWEMSCNGAQRTHKKFDSGWRAFINDNNLKAGDACVFELIERSSKKLVFRVQILRGDIPPEFQGKVSSEGESSNTPIVIE; translated from the exons ATGGAGTACCCACAGGCACAAACTGGACAAGTTCCTATGGAGACCAATTTGCAAGAGAATCAACATTGGCCACTTTCAGGGAAGCCATATTTTGATGTCGTTCTTGCAAAATCACATGTCAAACCCTTGTATCAAATG GGGGTTCCGGCAAAATTGCATTCAATAATTCCTTCTCTTGTGGTCCCCACAGTTCTGACTTACTGGGGCAAGAACTGGGAGATGTCATGTAATGGCGCACAACGTACTCATAAAAAGTTTGATTCTGGATGGAGAGCATTCATAAATGACAACAATCTCAAGGCTGGAGATGCATGTGTCTTTGAGCTCATAGAGCGCTccagtaaaaaacttgttttccGAGTTCAAATTCTTAGAGGTGACATCCCACCTGAATTTCAAGGCAAGGTCAGTTCTGAGGGGGAGAGTTCAAACACTCCTATTGTTATTGAATAG